In Pseudomonas nunensis, a single window of DNA contains:
- a CDS encoding ABC transporter permease, producing MNKPAHIFALALKELTSLRHDRVLLLFLAYAFSVAIYMPAAGSVIGVHHASVAIVDEDHSYLSRQLPAALLTPEFQAPVPLRYDQLDASMDSGRYTFIIDIPPHFQTDFNAGRSPTLQINVDATAMSQAFMGAGYIGRIFGRELLEYRTRDNDAVQLPITLVTHSLFNPNLDGGWFLAVIQIVNNITILAIILTGTALLREREHGTLDHLLVLPLTPFEIMLSKIGSNALVVVGCTWLSLEGIVRFALGVPLTGSVVLFLSATALYLFAANSLGIFLATLARSTPQFGLLAIPVIIPMLLLSGGSTPLESMPDWLQWVMQMSPSTHFVSLSTAILFRNAGFSLVWPNLLALTAIGSVFFGITLLRFRSSLSS from the coding sequence ATGAACAAACCTGCGCACATATTCGCGCTGGCACTCAAGGAACTCACCAGCCTGCGCCATGATCGGGTACTGCTGTTGTTTCTCGCGTACGCCTTCAGCGTGGCGATTTACATGCCAGCCGCAGGTTCAGTCATTGGTGTTCATCACGCCAGTGTGGCAATTGTGGATGAAGACCACAGCTATTTGTCACGCCAACTACCGGCCGCCCTACTGACGCCAGAATTTCAGGCACCTGTGCCGCTGCGCTACGATCAGCTCGATGCATCGATGGACAGTGGACGATACACGTTCATCATCGATATTCCGCCGCACTTTCAAACCGATTTCAACGCAGGGCGCAGTCCAACCCTGCAAATCAATGTAGATGCCACGGCGATGAGCCAGGCGTTTATGGGCGCCGGTTACATCGGGCGCATATTTGGGAGGGAGTTGCTGGAGTATCGCACCCGGGACAACGATGCAGTCCAACTGCCCATCACGCTGGTGACGCATTCACTGTTCAATCCTAATCTGGACGGAGGCTGGTTTCTGGCGGTGATTCAGATCGTCAACAACATCACCATACTGGCCATCATACTCACAGGCACCGCTCTACTGCGGGAGCGCGAGCATGGAACGCTCGACCATTTGCTGGTCCTGCCGCTAACCCCCTTTGAAATCATGCTGTCGAAAATCGGCAGTAATGCTCTGGTCGTGGTTGGCTGCACCTGGTTGTCGCTGGAGGGTATCGTGAGGTTCGCGTTGGGCGTGCCCCTGACCGGCTCAGTAGTGTTGTTCCTGTCAGCCACCGCGCTGTATTTGTTTGCCGCCAATTCGCTGGGGATCTTCCTCGCGACACTGGCCCGTTCAACCCCGCAATTCGGGCTGCTGGCAATCCCCGTAATCATCCCGATGCTGTTGCTTTCAGGCGGCAGTACACCGCTGGAAAGCATGCCCGACTGGCTGCAGTGGGTAATGCAGATGTCCCCGTCTACCCACTTCGTCAGCCTCAGCACGGCCATTTTGTTCCGCAATGCCGGCTTCAGTCTGGTCTGGCCGAATTTACTTGCCTTGACAGCGATAGGTTCGGTTTTTTTTGGTATCACACTGCTGAGATTCCGATCCAGCTTGTCTTCTTAA
- a CDS encoding PRC-barrel domain-containing protein, which yields MLRSLQDLEGFTIGATDGDIGEVKDFYFDDEAWVIRYLVIDTGSWLSRRNVLISPLSIRHPDWSSHRLPVTVNSEHIKNSPGIDFDQPTSRQHEMRYLTYYGYPCYWGGADSWMPDIYPRGDGLAPGGIGVPHARKERTSAQPHENDGLRLRSCKAIIGYHIKAIDGEIGHVETLLINEDSWAVQYLVVNTSNWWLGHRVLIAPEWIDEVSWRDHTVSLDLKRATIRTSPHYESSEQLNREREATLYDHYERIGYWHIEAVIERLE from the coding sequence ATGTTACGAAGCTTGCAGGACCTTGAGGGCTTCACTATCGGCGCGACCGACGGTGATATTGGCGAAGTGAAAGACTTTTATTTCGATGACGAGGCTTGGGTCATCCGATACCTCGTTATCGATACCGGCTCCTGGCTTTCCAGGCGAAACGTTCTGATCTCACCACTTTCAATTCGCCACCCCGATTGGTCGTCGCATCGCCTGCCCGTTACGGTCAACAGCGAACACATCAAAAACAGCCCGGGAATAGACTTCGATCAACCAACATCTCGCCAGCACGAGATGCGATACCTCACCTACTACGGTTACCCCTGTTACTGGGGTGGCGCAGATAGCTGGATGCCCGACATATATCCTCGAGGTGACGGACTGGCACCGGGCGGCATCGGAGTACCACATGCTCGAAAAGAACGTACGAGTGCGCAACCCCATGAAAATGACGGTCTCCGTTTACGCAGTTGCAAGGCTATCATCGGCTATCACATTAAAGCCATTGATGGTGAGATAGGTCACGTCGAGACCCTGTTGATCAACGAAGACAGTTGGGCGGTTCAGTATCTTGTGGTCAACACAAGCAATTGGTGGTTGGGACACAGGGTGTTGATTGCACCTGAATGGATCGACGAGGTGTCGTGGCGGGATCACACCGTTTCTTTAGACCTTAAGCGTGCCACGATCAGGACGTCGCCTCATTATGAGTCGTCTGAGCAGTTAAACCGTGAGCGGGAGGCGACATTGTATGACCATTACGAGCGCATCGGTTATTGGCACATCGAGGCAGTCATTGAGCGGCTGGAGTGA
- a CDS encoding HlyD family secretion protein: MPTKHRKLIASGLVILVLMLAGSAFGFWRWSHPSLPEQFYAANGRLEATEVQIASKNPGRLAQVLVHEGDKVITGQLLAVMDTRTLEAKLQQALAGVSGARQNVAVAQANVQLRQSEQRLAEQELKRARLMFDRGYYSAQLFDQQKARYNTSSAAVRSAQAQVLALIAGIGEAVAQAASLQSEIDDGSLRAPINGSIQLRMAEPGEVLGAGGQVFVLIDLHDQYMNLYLPAATAGKLTLGDEAKIVLDALPGQQLSARITFIEDKSQFTPKEVETRDERQKLVFRVKARLISPTDTPQAKPGMPGVGYVRTTSVAWPAQLL; this comes from the coding sequence ATGCCGACGAAGCACCGTAAGCTCATCGCATCGGGATTGGTGATCCTCGTCCTGATGCTGGCCGGCAGTGCGTTCGGCTTTTGGCGTTGGAGTCACCCGTCACTGCCTGAGCAATTCTACGCCGCCAATGGTCGGCTGGAAGCCACCGAAGTTCAGATCGCCAGCAAAAACCCTGGACGCCTCGCACAAGTGCTGGTGCACGAGGGGGACAAGGTCATCACCGGACAACTGCTGGCGGTGATGGACACCCGGACCCTTGAAGCGAAACTGCAACAAGCACTGGCAGGAGTTTCAGGCGCGCGTCAGAACGTTGCAGTGGCTCAAGCCAATGTTCAGCTTCGCCAGAGTGAACAACGGTTGGCAGAACAGGAGCTCAAACGCGCACGATTAATGTTCGATCGTGGCTACTACAGCGCTCAACTTTTCGACCAGCAAAAAGCGCGATACAACACCAGCAGTGCGGCCGTACGGTCAGCCCAAGCTCAAGTACTCGCCTTGATTGCCGGGATTGGTGAGGCTGTGGCGCAAGCCGCGAGCCTGCAAAGTGAGATCGACGACGGCAGCTTACGCGCCCCCATCAATGGTTCAATCCAGCTACGCATGGCCGAACCCGGCGAAGTACTCGGCGCTGGTGGGCAAGTGTTCGTGCTGATCGATCTCCACGACCAATACATGAATCTGTACCTGCCTGCCGCCACGGCAGGCAAGTTGACGCTGGGCGATGAAGCGAAAATCGTCCTGGATGCCCTCCCCGGCCAACAGCTTTCGGCGCGTATCACCTTTATCGAAGATAAATCTCAATTCACGCCAAAAGAGGTCGAGACTCGTGACGAACGTCAGAAGCTGGTGTTCCGGGTCAAGGCTCGTCTGATCAGCCCCACCGACACACCGCAGGCAAAACCCGGGATGCCTGGTGTTGGTTATGTGCGTACTACGTCCGTTGCCTGGCCGGCGCAGCTTCTATGA
- the rbbA gene encoding ribosome-associated ATPase/putative transporter RbbA, producing MTDAVKIIRLNHTYATQRALIDINLELPPGTRCGLIGPDGAGKSTLLGLIAGVKKLQAGELSVLGGMIDDAAHRSTLYSRIAFMPQGLGNNLYPDLSIAENVRYFAALFGLEGPGTEKRLTGLLSATDLERFKDRPAGKLSGGMKQKLGLCCALIHQPDLLILDEPTTGVDPLSRRHFWELIDEVRALRPQLTVLVATAYMEEAEQFENCLMLDQGKVIASGLSAELAAITPSGKLDDAFTHFQGGTKKAWQASPVNTDENLGAKQVAIEATGLTLRFGDFTAVDDVSFSIAKGEIFGFLGSNGCGKTSTMKVLTGLIPATQGKAMLLGKPVDATDLDTRKRVGFMSQSYSLYGELTVRQNLDLHARLYDMPKAASTERIDALLARFDLSGVAMQFSGALPLGVRQRLSLAVAVLHSPEVLILDEPTSGVDPVARDAFWTLLTELSRDEGVTIFLSTHFMNEAQRCDRISFMHAGRVLACGTPAQLQKQYAAKTLELAFIACLEQAQTPGKNPQASDKAFTRDDVPISPPKRFRLRRLLAVASKEARELMRDRVRLAFAFLGAVFMMIIFGFGISLDVENLAFAAYDQDQSPQSRAYLEAFRGSRYFSEHAPIHDPVELQQRLQRSEIKLALEIPPGFGRDLYAGRKPTVAAWLEGGMPFRAETSRNYVESVHAENLERLASLNSQAHTSQPLANMQIRFRYNQDVVSVNAIGPGVMALILAFIPAMLTALGIVREKELGSITNFYATPLSRLEFLLGKQMPYVVVSLANLCLLTGMNRWLFEVPFKGSLLTLALGGFLYVLATTSLGLLISAFTRTQIAAILGTMIITSLPTVQFSGLIVPRSSLEGAAAMMGALFPAGYFLDIAVGTFTKALDLRQLWPQCLALLGFFLVFSGVSLLMLKKQEA from the coding sequence ATGACAGACGCGGTAAAGATAATCCGCCTGAATCACACGTATGCCACCCAACGCGCGCTGATCGATATCAACCTCGAACTGCCGCCCGGCACTCGCTGCGGTCTGATCGGACCAGACGGCGCAGGCAAGTCAACGCTACTGGGGTTGATTGCCGGGGTTAAAAAGTTGCAAGCCGGCGAACTGTCGGTGTTGGGAGGCATGATCGATGATGCGGCCCATCGCAGCACTTTGTATTCGCGGATCGCGTTTATGCCTCAGGGACTTGGTAATAATCTTTATCCGGACCTGAGCATCGCCGAAAACGTTCGCTATTTTGCCGCCCTGTTCGGCCTGGAGGGACCAGGCACCGAGAAGCGTCTGACGGGCCTACTGTCAGCTACCGATCTGGAGCGCTTCAAAGACCGCCCGGCAGGTAAGCTATCCGGGGGTATGAAGCAAAAGCTGGGCCTGTGCTGTGCCTTGATTCACCAACCCGATCTTTTGATTCTCGATGAGCCAACAACGGGCGTCGACCCGCTATCACGCCGGCATTTCTGGGAGCTGATAGATGAGGTGCGCGCACTGCGACCTCAGTTGACGGTGCTGGTGGCAACGGCCTACATGGAAGAAGCGGAGCAGTTCGAAAACTGCCTGATGCTCGATCAAGGAAAAGTGATCGCATCGGGGCTCAGCGCAGAGCTGGCAGCGATCACGCCCAGCGGCAAGCTTGACGATGCCTTTACTCATTTTCAGGGAGGTACAAAAAAGGCCTGGCAGGCATCGCCCGTAAACACCGATGAGAATCTCGGCGCCAAGCAGGTCGCGATAGAAGCGACAGGGTTGACCCTGCGCTTTGGAGACTTCACCGCTGTCGACGATGTCAGCTTTTCCATCGCCAAAGGTGAGATTTTCGGTTTTCTGGGCTCGAACGGTTGTGGCAAAACCTCGACCATGAAGGTCCTTACCGGTTTGATTCCTGCGACCCAGGGCAAAGCCATGCTGTTGGGCAAGCCCGTGGACGCCACGGATCTGGATACTCGCAAGCGAGTGGGTTTCATGTCCCAGAGTTACTCGTTATACGGTGAATTGACCGTGCGCCAGAACCTTGATCTGCATGCACGACTGTACGACATGCCCAAGGCTGCGAGTACCGAACGCATCGACGCACTGCTGGCCCGCTTCGATCTGTCAGGCGTTGCCATGCAGTTCTCGGGCGCGCTGCCGCTGGGTGTACGTCAGCGGCTGTCACTGGCCGTTGCGGTACTGCACAGTCCCGAGGTTCTGATTCTCGACGAGCCCACATCGGGTGTGGATCCGGTAGCCCGAGACGCGTTCTGGACCTTGCTTACCGAACTGTCACGCGATGAGGGCGTGACGATATTTCTGTCCACGCACTTCATGAATGAAGCGCAGCGCTGCGACCGGATTTCATTCATGCACGCTGGCAGAGTGCTGGCGTGTGGCACCCCGGCGCAACTGCAAAAGCAATATGCAGCCAAGACCCTTGAGTTGGCATTTATCGCTTGTCTTGAACAGGCGCAGACTCCAGGCAAAAACCCGCAGGCCAGTGACAAAGCGTTCACCCGCGACGACGTTCCAATCAGCCCTCCCAAGCGCTTTCGTCTGCGTCGCCTGCTGGCTGTTGCAAGCAAAGAGGCGCGTGAACTGATGCGTGATCGGGTCCGCCTCGCGTTCGCATTCCTGGGAGCGGTGTTCATGATGATCATTTTCGGATTCGGGATTTCGCTGGATGTCGAAAACCTGGCCTTCGCGGCCTACGATCAAGATCAGTCGCCACAAAGTCGAGCCTACCTTGAGGCGTTCCGTGGCTCTCGCTATTTTTCAGAACATGCGCCCATTCACGATCCCGTCGAGTTACAGCAGCGCCTGCAACGCTCGGAGATCAAACTGGCGCTGGAGATCCCTCCGGGGTTCGGTCGGGATCTGTATGCCGGGCGCAAACCGACAGTCGCCGCATGGCTGGAAGGCGGCATGCCGTTTCGCGCTGAAACCAGTCGCAACTATGTGGAATCGGTACACGCAGAAAACCTGGAACGACTAGCCTCGTTGAACAGCCAGGCACACACCTCGCAGCCGTTGGCGAACATGCAAATTCGCTTTCGTTACAACCAGGATGTGGTCAGCGTCAATGCGATCGGGCCTGGCGTGATGGCGCTGATTCTGGCGTTCATCCCGGCCATGCTGACGGCATTGGGCATTGTTCGGGAGAAGGAACTGGGTTCAATCACCAATTTCTACGCCACCCCTCTTTCTCGCCTGGAATTCCTGCTAGGGAAGCAAATGCCCTATGTCGTGGTCAGCCTGGCCAACCTGTGCTTACTGACCGGGATGAATCGATGGTTGTTTGAGGTGCCATTCAAAGGAAGTCTGCTCACGCTCGCCCTCGGCGGTTTTTTGTACGTGCTGGCGACAACCAGTCTCGGCTTGTTGATCTCTGCCTTCACGCGAACACAAATCGCCGCCATCCTCGGCACGATGATCATTACCAGCTTGCCGACTGTTCAGTTTTCCGGATTGATCGTACCGCGCTCATCGTTGGAGGGGGCCGCTGCGATGATGGGTGCACTGTTTCCTGCCGGCTACTTCCTGGACATCGCCGTTGGCACCTTCACCAAGGCACTGGACCTGCGTCAGCTCTGGCCGCAGTGCCTTGCCTTGCTAGGTTTTTTTCTTGTCTTTAGCGGCGTCAGTCTGCTGATGCTGAAAAAGCAGGAGGCATGA
- a CDS encoding Crp/Fnr family transcriptional regulator: protein MSASPQPIQNHLLAALASQELKRLTPHLEWVVLELGEVLYEPGDTLRHVYFPTDSIVSLLHVTESGASAEIAVVGNEGLVGIAVFMGGESTSSRAVVQSAGNAFRLPGQKLKEEFDRHGDLLLLMLRYTQALITQMSQTALCNRHHSIDQQLCRWLLLSLDRLQGNQLNMTQELIANMLGVRREGVTEAAGKLQRQSVIEYSRGHIKVLNRPQLELLSCECYSVVKTETDRLLHYTRRQDN from the coding sequence ATGTCTGCCTCGCCGCAGCCCATCCAAAACCACCTACTTGCAGCGCTCGCCAGCCAGGAACTCAAGCGTCTCACTCCGCACTTGGAATGGGTCGTCCTGGAACTGGGTGAGGTGCTTTACGAACCCGGAGACACCCTGCGTCACGTGTACTTCCCAACCGACTCCATCGTTTCTCTACTGCACGTTACGGAAAGCGGCGCTTCGGCGGAAATCGCCGTGGTTGGCAACGAAGGCCTTGTTGGTATTGCCGTGTTCATGGGTGGCGAGAGCACATCGAGTCGCGCCGTGGTCCAGAGTGCCGGCAATGCGTTTCGTCTGCCCGGTCAAAAGCTCAAGGAGGAATTCGATCGCCACGGCGATCTGCTGTTGCTTATGCTGCGTTACACCCAAGCGTTGATTACGCAAATGTCGCAGACCGCCTTGTGTAATCGCCATCATTCGATTGATCAGCAACTATGTCGCTGGCTGCTGTTGTCACTCGATCGTTTGCAAGGCAATCAGTTGAATATGACTCAGGAACTGATCGCAAACATGCTTGGCGTACGACGGGAAGGTGTCACGGAAGCTGCGGGCAAGTTGCAGCGTCAAAGCGTCATCGAGTACAGCCGTGGCCATATTAAAGTCCTCAATCGCCCGCAACTGGAGTTGCTCAGCTGTGAATGCTATTCGGTAGTGAAGACCGAAACTGACCGGCTATTGCACTACACCCGACGCCAGGACAACTGA
- a CDS encoding diguanylate cyclase produces the protein METWLPHSFNRPKLLIVDDQPTNIRVLHELFREDCDVFMATSGEQAISVCQTQLPDLILLDVVMEDMDGHEVCRRLKSDPATQGIPIIFITAQQQESDEVLGLELGAVDFISKPINTTIVRARVRTHLTLKLQSDLLRSMALIDGLTGVANRRKFNEDISADWRLCFREQKPLSLILVDVDFFKRYNDRYGHQAGDGCLKSVAQALAETVRRPYDLIARYGGEEFACVLPNTPLTGAVDIAEKMQKRVRALGIEHAASDVDRVVTISLGVATLTPTGELGFESLIDAADKQLYAAKNAGRARVCSSAVPSS, from the coding sequence ATGGAAACCTGGTTGCCGCATTCCTTCAACCGTCCAAAACTGCTTATCGTCGACGACCAACCAACTAATATCCGGGTACTTCATGAGCTGTTTCGTGAGGACTGTGATGTGTTCATGGCCACCAGCGGTGAGCAGGCAATCAGCGTATGTCAGACCCAACTACCCGATTTGATTCTGCTGGACGTGGTCATGGAGGATATGGACGGGCATGAAGTATGCCGTCGACTCAAGTCCGACCCTGCAACCCAAGGTATCCCAATCATCTTCATTACCGCACAGCAGCAGGAGTCAGATGAGGTGCTAGGTCTGGAGCTTGGCGCGGTGGACTTCATCAGCAAACCCATAAATACCACCATTGTCAGGGCACGTGTGCGAACACATCTAACCCTGAAACTACAGAGCGATCTGCTGCGTTCCATGGCGTTGATAGATGGTCTTACTGGAGTGGCCAATCGACGCAAATTCAATGAGGACATCTCGGCAGATTGGCGTTTGTGCTTTCGAGAACAAAAGCCGCTATCGCTCATTTTGGTAGATGTCGACTTTTTCAAACGCTACAACGACCGATACGGGCACCAGGCTGGAGATGGCTGCTTGAAATCTGTTGCCCAAGCGTTAGCTGAAACGGTTAGACGCCCCTATGACCTGATCGCTCGGTATGGGGGTGAAGAGTTCGCCTGCGTTCTGCCCAATACACCTCTTACTGGAGCAGTCGACATTGCAGAAAAAATGCAAAAGCGTGTCAGAGCGTTGGGCATCGAGCATGCTGCTTCTGATGTCGATCGTGTGGTGACTATCTCTCTAGGTGTCGCAACATTGACGCCCACTGGCGAACTAGGATTCGAGTCTTTGATAGACGCTGCGGACAAGCAACTCTACGCAGCGAAGAACGCGGGCAGGGCGCGCGTATGTTCATCTGCGGTGCCGTCCAGTTAG